From Chaetodon trifascialis isolate fChaTrf1 chromosome 1, fChaTrf1.hap1, whole genome shotgun sequence, one genomic window encodes:
- the htatip2 gene encoding oxidoreductase HTATIP2 isoform X1, with protein MRPMDYFRLFVFCLWLLDRDVNCENVQKGYVLRVQAGQAPAGVHSDDRDHKRWSEPPIFRIPAASGRVYPAREDHTTDSEPSRVQSRFPVSPETQNKNVPVIPLKSGVGSAARRRSSVVYNRSGNKVFPFPEDKKIHQRNSNSAFSTGAVQVPPSVYHTRTMQTGGASPVQVHKASVGFAPHRKPHVGEYQPVYAFPKSFNPDRANTLQKVLKPTKTDTIVRGRSPASSSAGQVDTHMSYPLWSPRVYNGDVMSEARGYAHTRRIKPALEKPQPQGSSAAGRKFLESGFPSVIQNQGGDSTKAGFGLNHNSRGSQPGSWQPASPDRAQASVQGKFKPFDRLPAHDGLPAHNRSHHETAPTQTSAGTTPPPSPNSTGITSSAAPSVTGELSTESASPVQTEGQDVEPQPSDREGQSETSADAPFPEQNKPVTASPPTLEPAEEDGNGEKDV; from the exons ATGCGTCCCATGGATTATTTTAG gctgtttgtgttttgtctttggcTGCTGGACCGTGACGTGAATTGCGAGAATGTGCAGAAAG GTTATGTCCTACGAGTCCAGGCAGGACAGGCCCCGGCTGGAGTCCACAGTGACGACAGGGATCATAAAAGATGGAGTGAACCACCTATTTTCAGAATCCCTGCAGCAAGTGGCAGAGTTTACCCGGCTCGAGAAGATCACACCACCGACTCTGAACCATCACGTGTTCAAAGCCGTTTTCCTGTCAGTCCcgaaacacaaaataaaaatgttccaGTCATCCCTTTAAAATCTGGTGTCGGCTCAGCTGCACGACGACGAAGCTCTGTGGTGTACAACCGCTCTGGAAACAAAGTGTTCCCTTTCCCTGAAGACAAGAAGATTCATCAAAGAAACTCTAATTCTGCATTCTCCACTGGTGCAGTCCAGGTTCCACCCAGCGTCTATCACACAAGAACGATGCAGACAGGAGGTGCTTCACCTGTTCAGGTGCACAAAGCCTCAGTGGGCTTTGCACCACACAGAAAGCCTCACGTGGGTGAGTATCAGCCAGTTTATGCTTTCCCCAAGAGCTTTAATCCTGACAGAGCAAACACGCTGCAAAAAGTTTTAAAacccacaaagacagacaccatCGTGAGGGGACGGTCTCctgccagcagctcagcaggacAAGTCGACACACACATGTCTTATCCACTGTGGAGTCCAAGGGTCTACAACGGTGATGTGATGTCTGAAGCAAGAGGATACGCCCACACCCGCCGCATCAAGCCTGCTTTGGAAAAGCCACAACCTCAAGGTAGTTCTGCTGCAGGTAGGAAGTTCTTGGAATCTGGTTTTCCATCTGTAATCCAGAATCAGGGCGGTGATTCAACAAAAGCTGGGTTTGGTCTTAACCATAACTCCAGAGGAAGCCAGCCCGGCAGCTGGCAGCCTGCATCGCCGGACAGAGCACAAGCGTCTGTGCAAGGTAAATTCAAGCCTTTCGACAGACTTCCTGCTCATGATGGTCTCCCTGCTCACAACCGCTCACACCATGAAACCGCTCCCACTCAGACATCTGCAGGGACAACCCCTCCTCCTAGTCCGAACTCCACAGGTATCACTTCATCAGCTGCCCCTTCAGTTACTGGAGAGTTGAGCACAGAGTCGGCTTCACCCGTGCAGACGGAGGGCCAAGACGTGGAGCCTCAACCATCAGACCGCGAGGGCCAGTCTGAAACCTCAGCAGATGCACCTTTCCCGGAACAAAACAAGCCAGTCACAGCTTCTCCTCCAACGCTAGAACCAGCAGAAGAGGACGGAAACGGTGAAAAGGATGTCTGA